One part of the Glycine soja cultivar W05 chromosome 11, ASM419377v2, whole genome shotgun sequence genome encodes these proteins:
- the LOC114375042 gene encoding CASP-like protein 2A2 encodes MMEKGSVVEAAVTRSPMQMKMGDHELEGNTTSALRTAETFLRLFPVGLCVSALVLMLKSSQQNEYGSVDYSDLGAFRYLVHANGICAGYSLFSAVIAAMPCPSTIPRAWTFFLLDQVLTYIILAAGAVSTEVLYLAENGDAATTWSSACGSFGRFCHKVTASVAITFVAVFCYVLLSLVSSYKLFTKYDAPASRATEAIEVAAFPG; translated from the exons ATGATGGAGAAAGGAAGTGTGGTTGAAGCTGCAGTAACTAGATCTCCCATGCAGATGAAGATGGGGGATCATGAATTAGAAGGCAACACTACCAGTGCCCTACGCACTGCCGAGACGTTTCTGCGTTTGTTCCCTGTTGGTCTATGTGTTTCAGCACTTGTTCTCATGCTTAAGAGCTCTCAGCAGAATGAATATGGATCTGTTGATTACAGCGATCTTGGAGCTTTCAG GTACTTGGTGCATGCAAATGGCATTTGTGCCGGCTACTCTCTATTTTCAGCTGTGATTGCTGCTATGCCATGCCCTTCCACTATACCTCGTGCTTGGACTTTCTTTTTGCTTGATCAG GTGCTGACATACATAATTCTAGCGGCTGGAGCAGTGTCAACGGAGGTTCTATACCTGGCTGAGAATGGAGACGCCGCAACAACGTGGAGCTCAGCATGTGGCTCTTTTGGTCGATTTTGCCATAAGGTCACAGCATCAGTAGCTATCACATTTGTGGCAGTGTTTTGCTATGTCTTGCTTTCCCTCGTTTCCTCCTACAAACTCTTCACCAAGTATGATGCACCAGCAAGCAGGGCCACTGAAGCCATTGAGGTTGCTGCTTTCCCTGGCTAG